The following nucleotide sequence is from Leishmania panamensis strain MHOM/PA/94/PSC-1 chromosome 9 sequence.
GAGGGCATTGCGGAGGTCGTGTGACACGGCTTCGTGAAGCCTGTCCTGGTCTTTCGAAGTCAGCACGCTCGGGTCAATTTCATCCACCACATTTTcaagcgcctcctcgtccggCGTGATCGCGCTCTCCGCGTCGGTgttgtcgtcctcctcatcgatCACATCGCCCTCCTCATCGTCGTGCTTTGGTGAGGGCGACACAGAGCTTCTTCCACCAACGTGCTTCTCTGTTCGCGGAGtcggcgaggcagccgcggtGTTCGTCGTCTTTGCGTGCTGTTCTTCGCTCAGTACCTCCAACAACGCGGTGCGTTCCAGCTTgatgagctgctcctccgAGAGCCGATCACCACTCAAGGCGGCAATCGTTTCCATCGGCAGCGCGTACTTGCACTCCATGAAGGTGGTGCGCATCTTTATGTCCGAGAAGATCAGCCCTTGTTTCCACAGTACGCCACTCTCTGAGAGAATGGACAACAGCTCCTGTGGGGTGAGCTCGTTGTGGTATGCAATGCTCGCCGGCCGCAGGGGATCGGCGATGTTGCCAGGCGCATAGCGGCCACAGTGGCACACCAGCAGGTACTCAAGTGTGCGGGCAGCCTTCGCGGACAGACGCAGTCGCTCGCTGAGCCGCACCACGCGTGGCGGTAGCTGCATCTTGCGAAGCTGCGCATTGATGAGGTAATCGACGAGCTGGGTGATAGCGTTCATGCACGGTACGCAATGTTGGCGAAAGTCGAGACCTACGAGTTCGACATTGCGGAGGATTGCGGCGCTCAGGGTCATGGCAGAGACGAGGTAGCCGTAGTGTTTGAGGTACACCAGCACGTCCTTGGCTGCAAGGTAGGCGGAGTCGGAGTCGAACTCAGGCACCTGCAACGCGCCGTACTCgcacagccgctgcagcataACGCTCGGCTGGTATTGCACATCACTGTCGTCGTCACACTCGAGGACGGTATCGCCAGCCAAGGGTAACACTGTCCCGTTGAAAgctacgctgctgcggcgccgcttaCGCCCTGCCGATTTTCCACCTGactccggcagcggcgccgcctcgccatcCCCGGGGAACAGCGCCACGGCCTCAAAGAAGAACCATACGGAGTGGGGAACACTGATGAAGGTCAGCGTCGTCACCTGCGCCGCTATATCAACCGCTGCCggcttcgccgccgctgcagtgtAGTTGCCGTTGCAGTCACCTCCGTTGCTTACCGTCGATCGAGGAGCTTTTTCGGCACCCGCGACggacgctgccgtgctggTGCGGTACGGCACTGCTGGCTGAGCGCAAAGCAGGAAAAACTCCACATAGAAGCGCAGAAGGTCCATGAgggtgcgcggcggcgctgacacAAAGCGCCCCGTGCGGTAGAaagcacgcacatgcgctgctgatgccagGCTTGTTGGTGCTGTGGATCGACTGACTGCAACAGTGCCTCGACTTGGCACAACGGACGCAGTGAGAGAGAGTTGTGAGGGCAGGCGTGGCTTCGTGGGACGTGaggatgcagcagcagcaagtgTGGACGTTGCCTGCCGAGGTTCAGCCGGTGCACCAACACTCGACCTTGTTGCTGCAGTACTGGGCTTCTTCTTAGGGGGCATCAGCGCAAAGTGTAGTAGACCACCACTGGGGTGAGAGGGACAGCGCCGCTTAACTGTctcgtctcctcctttctcctctccgtctGTAAGCCCTCCAGCGCTTCTCTTGCTGGGTTATTCGGTGTGATGGGAGTGCTCGGAGTGCTCGGAGTGCGTCGGCTTGCGCCTGTACGTGTCGGTGATGGAAAGACAGGGAGGTGATGGTGTGCGTAGTGCGGCCCACGGAGAGGAAAGTAGTAGGGGAACCGCCGGCTGCTCTTCCGGAAGCGAAGCGAGCGATGCCTACAATGGGAAAAAAGCGCTAACAGGCGACAGCAGCTGGTGTTTTAGGCGCCActtgtgtgtatgggcgTTTGCATCGACCACGGCGGTGACGGAGAAGACACACAgcgaggtggggggaggagaaagaggaagaggaagaggaagagggaggaggaggatgtgtgtgtgtgtgtgttggctcCCAGGTGAAGCAGGAGACTTCTTGACGTGCGGTGTCACGTAGCGCTTTCTCGGTGGGAGGAACCCTTGTCGTGCGGATTCGTAGTACCTTGAGCCCTTGTCACGCGAGCGCCATGTTGAGGGAGAGGCCagccccacccccgccaccaTCTGGACTGTCACTCACAAGTTTTCCACGTTCAGCaggacgaggatgaggaaAACACTGGGAGAAAGACGGACGTGGCTGACACTTAGCtgtcaccatcaccacctcttGCTCCCATGCCTCGTGCTTGCTTCTCCTCGCTCAAAATGTGTCTCTGTGATTTGCTGTCTGTCTAGTAGTGGCACTCCGTCGTCGAGTGTTCTGCCATGCCACATCGCGCGCACCCCTTCGCGGACAGCACGAGCCCATCAGAGCCGTCCTCGTCAATGTGCCGCTCCTTCTTGTCCACTTCTGGGGCCTCGACAGCAAtactcgccgctgctgtcgagaTCTCCCGCATCTCCGACTGCTGCTTGTGGATAAACtctgcggtgtgcgtgtgcagtgAGGAGGCGTCACTCTCCCCCTTTGGccgagccgccgccgccaccgcatccGCACCGATGTACAGCGAAGTGGTCTGGGGCGCTGTCGGACGCGTGTACGTGGGGATGAGCGGCACAACACCGAAGCAccgaagcagctgcacaaaTGACAGCTGCTCATCGTAGTTCATCTCCGCCCAGCGCATGGGAAGCGGGGGGTATGGAGGCAGtgcgccggctgctgctgtccgcCTCTCCGTGCGCACCTTCGAACACCGACGCAGGAACACCAGCAGCATCCCCATGTGCTCGTTCTGGAGCAGAAGAAAGGGGCTGCTGTTGAGCTTGTCGTTCGTTAAAGCGGCGCTCccatcagcggcagccgatggcagagctgcgcagtTACTACTGCGCTGGTGTCGAgcgtgcaccgccgccgcctccgctgctgtgagCCGCGCGGCGAACTCGAACTTCCACACACGTGTGGCACCATCGTAGGTGATGTGGGCAggacgcggcagtggcggaaGACACGCCAGCTGCACTGCATCGCccgccttctccgtctccgcGTCCGccgtcttttccctctcggCTTGTGCCCTTGCATTGGTGTTCAGCGGCGCGGCCCAGCGATCAAGGAAGACGCGAAGCACGGGCTCGACAATGCGTGTGTAGTGGGTCAACAAGTGGGTCTCCGTCACGCTCTGCGTAGCAGTGGCAGCCACAACCGCGTCGCCTACAGTTCGCTGCGGACCCTTCGCACTGGCGACATTGCCCGcacacgctgccgcagcactgtCTTCATCTTCCGAACTGAAGGGCCAATGAAAGAacacgaagaagaggaggcagtaGGTGAGGGCCACCTCCATCGTCGTCTCGTAGCGCCGACCGCGGATCGAGACCTGCACACGATGCTCGCTGGCAACGGCCTGAGGGATGGGGAGGACCGGACTCGCGGCGGGCAGCTCGGCAGAGCTGTTCAACGGGCATCCGTCACATCGCGGCGGAGCTTCGACAAGGAAGGGAAGCAGCTCCGACAGAATGTCCTCCACACATGCTGGCTCTGGCCTCAGAGATGAAGCCACCGGAGAGCTGCTACAGTGATGCGATGTGGTGGGCATGTGGGTGCGAGGCTCGATAGGACGCGAGGTGAAGaacagaggaaaggaaagtTCACGCTGTTGagcgggtgcgtgtgtgtctgcgtgttgGCACGCAGACGTGTACGGCCgacaggaggggggagggggagggagggagagagagaggatgcaAACAAGACGTTGAGGTCGCGCGACGTCTGAGGGGCGACAGAGGACTGTTTATACCCACTGAGGCACACGAGTAGGGGCTGCAGACAGacggcgggggaggggagaaagagggggagcgaggTTTGTGGCCATGCGTACGATGCTGCAGTACCCCACACGTTTATAACGACAGGGAGCCCAGTAATGCACATTCAAGAGAAACTTGCTCCGCCCACAGAGGAGAGTCCGCCAGacctctcctcctgccgcggcctcaccaccactaccacgaGAGCACAGCCCGCGTGCATCTCTCTtttcaaaaaaaaaaaaacaaaaaactCATCCATCACGTCCCCACGTGAGTCAACGTTTGTGGACGCTTCGCTTCGAGgtgagaggcgcagcgcacctGCAGTGGTGTGTGCGCCCATTTGGGGTATTACGCCGATTTTGCAcggctgttgttgttgttgttgctcgtCTTCTCACTTCATCGGTGTTGCGCACTTCGAAGCGCCAGCGTTCCACGTGGGCGCAAATGACTCTGCCAGTCGTCTCATCCCTCCTTCCTGCGCTGTGTCCTCCACCGCTTTCATCCTGGCGATTCATCCGCGTTATCACAGGTGCGACACACGCGAGGCGGCTAGCATGCCCTTTGCATGTGGGTACTTTCACTGAGCGTCGTGGCGGGAACCCTGAGCTTCCGCAGCCCGTGCGCGCATGGTGAGTTCTTTCAGGAGGCGAATCTTGCTGTGGTGCGTCACGCAAGCGGCTCGTGAGCGGGTCGTAGCAGGAGCGTCCACGATCTCGATGGAGTCCGCTGAcgtgtcgagcagcaccacctcagTTGTTCGCGGCTGCAGTGTAGGATCGTGCGTTTCAGCGTGTGACAGCATGCGATATAGCGCCAATGGGTCCTCGTCGTCCGCATTGAGTTGGCGTTCCACTTCCTCCACCGAACTATCCACTGTAGTCACTGCGTGGGACGGCGCCGCAGATGCCATGGCAGCCATGCCCACGGCGTGAACAGTATCGCGACTAgcaaagcacacgcacaagtcCTGCGCACGCGTCAGCGCCACGTTCAAGCGATGCCAGTCCGCCAGGAATCCGAGCCCGTAGCGACCGAGGCGTCGATTcgcgctgcgctcctcccTGACAACGCTGTCACCATCATCGCCgtggcgctccttctccccctgcTCCGCGCAccgctccagctgcagcaactgCGCCGCGCTCAGCGTCCGCACGCAGCTCAACAGGATGatgcgcttctcctttccctggAAGCTgtccaccgtcgccacctgcACACCACAGTGGCGCTCCTCGCGTGTCAGAAGTGAGAGAATTGTATTCCTCTGCGCTGTGTAGAAGGTGATGATGCCGACGTGAGCGgccacctcctgcaccgTCAGCTTGAAGaacgcgcgcagctgccgcatgTAGTCTACCACGGCGGTGGCCTCGCGACGGTTGAGCAGCGAccggccgcgccgccgctccatTGGCGAGTCGCGCACATCCACAAACACAAAGCGAGGGCATCCGCCAAGCTTCTGCGCGATGGTTGGCGTCGCAGCTGTTGGGTCGTCAGACGCGCGCGACCGCGCAAGTACACTTCGATCGGTGAGCAGCTTCGAACCGTAGAAATACTCGTTGGGGAAGGCGACGATGTCGGGGTGCATGCGGTACTGCGTGCGCAGCACGAAGGAAGGATGGCCGCACGCCAGCAAGCGCACCAGCAGACTGCGCTGCAGACCGCAGCGACTTGCCTCCCAAGAGAGCACTGTGGGCTGCAGCTGTCGAGAGTCACCGACGAGCACGCTCTTGCTCTTGGCGAGAGTGAGTGCCTGCAGCACGGCCGGCTCCGTCCCTTGCGACGCCTCGTCTACTATGACAACATCGAAGGCGAGGCCCTGTGCGTGGCGGGTAATGTGGTGAAGCGAGCCGAGGGTGGAGAAGACGATGGCAGCGGACTccagcgtgtgcgtgcggacAGTGTtgcgcacggcggcgctcccaccagctgctccactgccgccggCACCGTGCCCGTTGATGTTCCTCGAGCCCCTCGAGTCACCG
It contains:
- a CDS encoding hypothetical protein (TriTrypDB/GeneDB-style sysID: LpmP.09.1230), with translation MPTTSHHCSSSPVASSLRPEPACVEDILSELLPFLVEAPPRCDGCPLNSSAELPAASPVLPIPQAVASEHRVQVSIRGRRYETTMEVALTYCLLFFVFFHWPFSSEDEDSAAAACAGNVASAKGPQRTVGDAVVAATATQSVTETHLLTHYTRIVEPVLRVFLDRWAAPLNTNARAQAEREKTADAETEKAGDAVQLACLPPLPRPAHITYDGATRVWKFEFAARLTAAEAAAVHARHQRSSNCAALPSAAADGSAALTNDKLNSSPFLLLQNEHMGMLLVFLRRCSKVRTERRTAAAGALPPYPPLPMRWAEMNYDEQLSFVQLLRCFGVVPLIPTYTRPTAPQTTSLYIGADAVAAAARPKGESDASSLHTHTAEFIHKQQSEMREISTAAASIAVEAPEVDKKERHIDEDGSDGLVLSAKGCARCGMAEHSTTECHY